In one window of Panthera uncia isolate 11264 chromosome F2, Puncia_PCG_1.0, whole genome shotgun sequence DNA:
- the RBIS gene encoding ribosomal biogenesis factor, with protein sequence MAKSKLRGQRSRNVFHIASQKNFKTKSKAKPVTTNLKKINIMNDEKVNRVNKAFVDIQKELAHFSKGLSLEPLQKQLIPQQCHENESVNVDEATRLMAQL encoded by the exons ATGGCCAAGAGCAAACTAAGAGGACAGAGGTCCAGAAATGTATTTCATATAGCCAGCCAAAAAAACTTTAAGactaaaagcaaagcaaaaccgGTTACCACTAATCTTAAGAAG ataaacattatgAATGATGAAAAAGTTAACAGAGTGAATAAAGCTTTTGTAGATATACAAAAGGAACTtgcacatttctccaaaggactTTCCCTTGAACCTCTGCAGAAACAGCTG attcCTCAGCAGTGTCATGAAAACGAATCAGTTAATGTTGATGAAGCGACAAGATTGATGGCTCAATTGTAA